DNA sequence from the Gemmatimonadota bacterium genome:
GGCCATGACCGTGGCGAAGTGTTGATTGTGCGACCCACGCACTAGACCTCCAGGTACTTGATCTCTCCACGTATATACTTTATAGATACCTGCAGACGGGCAACCGAGACGGGAAGACGGAAACGGCGGGGTCCCGCGGAACCGGGATTGAGCTGCCATACCCCATCGCCGCGCTGGTCCCATTTCGGCCGGTGGGAATGGCCGTAAATAACCACGTCGATACCTGCCGCGGCCGGATCCACGTTCAGGTCTTCTATATCGTGCACCACGTAAATCGACCGGCCTCCGACCTCCAGCAGTTCGGTCACCGGCAGGCGCGCCGCCCAGGACTGGTAGTCCGTGTTCCCCCGCACGACCGTTACCGGCGCGATCGCCGACAGGCCGTCCAGGATGTCTTCGCCGCCTACGTCCCCGCCGTGTATGATCCTCTCCACCCCGTCCAGCGCGTCCACGGCCTCCGGCCGCAACAGGCCGTGGGTATCTGAAATCACACCGATCTCGACGGTCTGTCTCATAATCCTCCGCGTCTGATTCGATTCCACCGGGTCCGCTAGGACTGGTCTTTCATGGTGCCCGGCATCAGACTGTACTTGCCCGGACCGGCAAACCAGAGGGCGATGTATACGGCGCAGAGTTCCATGGCGTGGGATGCGCCGTTAAGCCCGGCACCCGGATCGTCCGCCGGCAGCGACAGATGGCGCAGCATGGCCATCAGCATGGTAAGGGCAAGCAGCGTCGTCGCGGGCCGGAAGAACACGCCGAGCATCACGAGGATCGAGCAGAAGAATTCCGCGAACCCGGCCATGAAGCCCCAGAACGCCGGCAGAAAGCTGATGCCGATCAGTTCCATGTTGCCGCCGATGGCGGCCCAGCGCCCGGGATTGGAAATCTTGCCCCATCCGTGATAGGCCGCCATGCTGAAGCCGATCACGATGCGGATGATGAGCAGGCCGAGGTCGGTCATGCCGAGATTCTTCGTAAGGAAGCACACCAGTCTGTTCATGTGGTTATCCTCGTGGGTTGGGTGAGTTCGTGTTGAAATGATGTAGAAAACAAGCAAGTGCACGCCACATCGAGCGGGACGGTGTGAATGCGCTATCCGGAACGGACCGGACTGGGCCAGGTCGGACCAGGCCAGGCCGGGCCGGGCTATGCTGGGCCATGCTGGGCCGTCATGTCCAGACTACCTCCCGCGCTTCACCGCCGGGTCCGGCCTGCAGGATCGCATCCGCCACGGCAATGGCCTTGATCGCCTCCGTGCCCGGCGACAGGCAGGTGACGTCTCCGCGTACGCAGGACAGGAAATGCTCGGCCTGAAAAGCGTACATGTCGGGTTCCGATTTCGCCTTGATCAGGGTCTGTTCGCCTTCACGGTCCGTGAAGCAGCAGTACTGGTGGGGATCGGCGTCTTCCGGATCGGGCAGATCCCCGGTGCCGAACTGAATGAACCCCTTCGGCCCGATGATGTCGTGCAGCCCGTTGCCCCGGACCGCCCAGCTCCACGACATGAGCAACTGGTTGCCGTTCCGGTAGCGCACGATGGCGGAACAGGTGTCCAGGGCGGATGACTCGGGTTCCAGGTCGATTGAACTGGAAAGGACGCTCTCGGGATCGCCGAAGAGGAAATTCGCGAAGTCGTAGTTGTGGACGGCGCCGTCCATCAGCGGTCCGCCCCCCATGTCGTGGTCCATGTACCACCGTCCGGGACCGAACCCAGCCATGGCGTTGCGCCAGAGGATGGGCGACCCCAGCTGTCCCGAGGCCACGTACGCGCCCCAGGACTTCCAGTGAGGGTCGAAACGGCGGCAGTGGGCGACCATGATGAAGGTGTTATTGTGATCCGCCGCCTCGTTTAGCCGACGGCATTCCTCCACCGTGCGCGCCATGGGCTTTTCCACCAGCACCGGGATGCCCGCGTTGAGGGCGGTCAACGCCGCGGCACAGTGCAGTCCGGTCGGCACGGCGATTACGACGGCGTCCACCTCCCCGCTGTTGACGATGGCCTCCGTGGAATCAAACAGCTTCGTGCCCGGGAAGGTCTCGGCAAAACGCGCCCGCATTTCAGGGGACGGATCGGCGCCCGCGACCAGCTTGCATCCCTCAACCCCGTTAAATGCCCTGGCCTGATGCGAACCCATGCCGCCAAGTCCGATAGAACCCACCCTGATCATGGTCTGTCCTTTCGTGGGATGCCTTTGGATCTACGTCATCAATGCAGGTTTCCGCAAACACCGATGAGCTTTAGAACCACTGTCGCCGAAACAGAAGGAAACTTATATGCGAATTCGCTTGTCCAATATATGACAGGTACTATAACTACTCGATGGTCAAGTGTTCAAGGCCTTATGCAAACTGTTCGTGATTAGGGCGTAGTTCGTGCCGTCCTCGACACCGTACCACATACCACGGGAGATCATGCAATGTCCAATGAACAGGAATTACGGGAAGCGAACCTGGCAAAACAAGATCTGGCGAACGGAGAACAGTTGCAGTTCGACGTGCAGTTCGCAACCCGGCGAAAAGACCCCAGAACGGCCCTAGCGATCAGTATCATCGGCGGTTCGCTCGGTGTCGACCGATTCTACATTGGCGATATCGGCCTCGGCATCGCCAAATTACTGACCCTCGGCGGGTTATTCATCTGGACGATCATCGACTGGTTCCTGATCATGGATGCGGCCCGGCTCAATAACAGCGAGCTCATGCGTCAGGTCCGGGACAGCATTGTCCAGGCGAGAGCCTGAGACGGACGGCAATCCAGCGTGTTCTCGACGGGCCCCGCCGGCTTCTCACCACCTGGCCGTTTCAGCCTTTGGATCGGGTCCGAACCGGTTGTCGCCCCTCGTTCCTTGAAGAATTAAAAACACCAGCAGAATCAGGACACCGACAAACGGGATGAACGCGATCAGAATCCACCAGCCGGTGCGCTCGGTATCGTGAAGGCGTCGAACGATTACAGCGAGATAGGGTACGACTACTGCCAAATAGTAAAGCGTACTCAGGAACCCAATGATATCTCCGCCCATCTCGAATTGCCATCCCATAAACTCGTCAATTACCGCGAGGAAAATGGAAATGATCGTGGAGAAAAGGAAAAACATCCAGAATTCCTTCCTCCGCGCCCTGCCTTCGAAGACCGCGTACTTCTTCAATACATCAATATACCAGTGCATGTTCCCTCCCTGTCGTGTGTATTTCTAATCAGACCGAAATAGCGTACCTGGTTTCCCGGGCAGACCGTCTCACTGCCACAACGCTTCCCCTTCCGGTATCTGCGATGCGAGATAATCCTCGTTCAGTTCCACGCCCAGTCCGGGCGCTTCCGTCAATACCACGTGTCCATCCTGGATGACCGACTCCTCCGTCGCCAGCACGTCGTCCCACGTCGGATCGTCGAACCGGTGGTACTCGAGCACGAGGAAATTCGGTACGCTCGCGCAGACATGGGCGTCGCCGACCGTGCTCAGTGCGCTCGAGTTGTTGTGCGGGGCGAAGGGCACGTAGTACATCTCCGCCATGTTCGCGATCTTCCGGCATTCCGACAGGCCCCCGCACTTCGAGATATCCGGCATGATGATGTCGGCGGCCTGCTGCTGAAGCAGGTCTCTGAATCCATGGCGGAGATAGAGGTTTTCACCGACGCAGATGGGCGTCCCCGTGGCCTGGGTGATCTTGGCCAGCGCATCGATATTCTCCGGCGGCACCGGTTCCTCGAGCCACAGGAGGTTCAGCGGCTCGAACTCATGGGCCATCTTCATCCCGGCCGTCGCGTCGTACCGGCCGTGGAGGTCGATGGCCAGGTCGAGGGACGGGCCGATCCCCTCCCGGATCGCGTAGGCCTGGTCCACGAGCGATTTCAGTTCGTCGGGCGTGACCGACCAGTTCCAGGGGTCCAGCTTGTGGGGGTTCTGCGCATCGTCGAGATCGAACTTGATCGCCGTGAATCCCCGTTCCTTCACCTCCGCGGCGCGCTCGTTGTAGTCGGCGTGCGCGCTGTCCACGTACAGCCTGACCCGGTCCCGGAACTTGCCGCCCAGGAGTCGGTATACCGGTACGCCCTGGGCCTTGCCGGCGAGGTCCCAGAGCGCGATCTCGATGCCGGTCAGCGCCGATATGGAGGTGCCGCCCGCGCCACCCATGAAAATGTACCTTCGGCGGATGTGTTCGAAGCAGGCGTCCACGTCGCGGGGGTCCATGCCGATGATCATCTTCGCCATGTG
Encoded proteins:
- a CDS encoding metallophosphoesterase family protein; this encodes MRQTVEIGVISDTHGLLRPEAVDALDGVERIIHGGDVGGEDILDGLSAIAPVTVVRGNTDYQSWAARLPVTELLEVGGRSIYVVHDIEDLNVDPAAAGIDVVIYGHSHRPKWDQRGDGVWQLNPGSAGPRRFRLPVSVARLQVSIKYIRGEIKYLEV
- a CDS encoding DoxX family protein, which produces MTDLGLLIIRIVIGFSMAAYHGWGKISNPGRWAAIGGNMELIGISFLPAFWGFMAGFAEFFCSILVMLGVFFRPATTLLALTMLMAMLRHLSLPADDPGAGLNGASHAMELCAVYIALWFAGPGKYSLMPGTMKDQS
- a CDS encoding Gfo/Idh/MocA family oxidoreductase, which gives rise to MIRVGSIGLGGMGSHQARAFNGVEGCKLVAGADPSPEMRARFAETFPGTKLFDSTEAIVNSGEVDAVVIAVPTGLHCAAALTALNAGIPVLVEKPMARTVEECRRLNEAADHNNTFIMVAHCRRFDPHWKSWGAYVASGQLGSPILWRNAMAGFGPGRWYMDHDMGGGPLMDGAVHNYDFANFLFGDPESVLSSSIDLEPESSALDTCSAIVRYRNGNQLLMSWSWAVRGNGLHDIIGPKGFIQFGTGDLPDPEDADPHQYCCFTDREGEQTLIKAKSEPDMYAFQAEHFLSCVRGDVTCLSPGTEAIKAIAVADAILQAGPGGEAREVVWT
- a CDS encoding TM2 domain-containing protein → MSNEQELREANLAKQDLANGEQLQFDVQFATRRKDPRTALAISIIGGSLGVDRFYIGDIGLGIAKLLTLGGLFIWTIIDWFLIMDAARLNNSELMRQVRDSIVQARA
- a CDS encoding DUF805 domain-containing protein — encoded protein: MHWYIDVLKKYAVFEGRARRKEFWMFFLFSTIISIFLAVIDEFMGWQFEMGGDIIGFLSTLYYLAVVVPYLAVIVRRLHDTERTGWWILIAFIPFVGVLILLVFLILQGTRGDNRFGPDPKAETARW
- a CDS encoding mandelate racemase/muconate lactonizing enzyme family protein, which gives rise to MKITEIKTADVKVSSGYTYHYVRVYTDEGVYGTGETSHVDPGWRDSTRHMAKMIIGMDPRDVDACFEHIRRRYIFMGGAGGTSISALTGIEIALWDLAGKAQGVPVYRLLGGKFRDRVRLYVDSAHADYNERAAEVKERGFTAIKFDLDDAQNPHKLDPWNWSVTPDELKSLVDQAYAIREGIGPSLDLAIDLHGRYDATAGMKMAHEFEPLNLLWLEEPVPPENIDALAKITQATGTPICVGENLYLRHGFRDLLQQQAADIIMPDISKCGGLSECRKIANMAEMYYVPFAPHNNSSALSTVGDAHVCASVPNFLVLEYHRFDDPTWDDVLATEESVIQDGHVVLTEAPGLGVELNEDYLASQIPEGEALWQ